A section of the Bradyrhizobium oligotrophicum S58 genome encodes:
- a CDS encoding metallophosphoesterase family protein: MTTTRIAVIGDIHHGRDTPTKRGSMALSLLERFVEEVNAASVDAVIELGDRISDESSARDRVLEQEVAERFNELSVPHHHVSGNHDVALLSLADNEAILDRPSGSRTLIIGEVRCVFWQPDVTLTRERGLGLSPGDLDDLVRMLAADDRPTLLVSHVPLSGHEQTGNYYFEANPGHATYAEIAEIRAAIAGAPCPIVALAGHVHWNTLTTVDATPHITLQSLTESFISGDAAEASGMIEVDADELRWVVRGREPVSIALPWRKTKSRWRAPLPSFVATGLH, translated from the coding sequence TTGACAACGACGCGGATTGCCGTCATCGGCGACATCCATCACGGCCGGGATACGCCGACGAAGCGTGGATCGATGGCGCTGTCGCTGCTCGAGCGCTTCGTCGAAGAGGTGAACGCGGCCAGCGTCGATGCCGTCATCGAACTCGGCGACCGGATTTCGGATGAGAGTTCCGCGCGCGATCGCGTGCTGGAACAGGAGGTTGCCGAGCGCTTCAACGAGCTGTCGGTTCCGCATCACCACGTGAGCGGAAATCATGACGTTGCGCTGCTGAGCCTGGCCGACAACGAGGCCATTCTCGACCGTCCGAGCGGATCGCGCACGCTCATCATCGGTGAGGTCAGATGCGTGTTCTGGCAACCGGACGTGACGCTCACGCGCGAGCGCGGGCTTGGTCTTTCACCTGGTGATCTCGATGATCTGGTCAGGATGCTCGCCGCCGATGATCGGCCGACCTTGCTCGTCAGTCATGTGCCGCTGTCGGGGCACGAGCAGACCGGCAACTATTATTTCGAAGCCAACCCGGGACACGCGACCTATGCCGAGATCGCCGAAATCCGCGCCGCCATTGCCGGCGCGCCGTGCCCGATCGTTGCACTGGCGGGTCATGTTCATTGGAATACGCTGACGACCGTCGACGCCACGCCGCACATCACGCTGCAATCCCTCACCGAGAGCTTCATCTCCGGCGATGCGGCCGAAGCGAGCGGCATGATCGAGGTCGATGCCGATGAACTGCGTTGGGTCGTGCGGGGGCGGGAGCCGGTTTCGATCGCACTGCCGTGGCGGAAAACGAAATCACGCTGGCGCGCACCGCTGCCATCATTCGTGGCCACAGGCTTGCATTGA
- a CDS encoding sialidase family protein, translating into MTRTTRIRSGLLGLAIALLSPLAVQAQMAHQHGSDAACEGTELRCATKATPFFAEDGKLWLAWMAGGRVSVASSTDGGKTYSAAVPVTEQQLNLDWGPDARPKLVVDGKGAVVVAFSVFRDQAFNGQVLYTRSDDGGKSFATPRPITSDNESQRFEALALDQDGTVFVAWLDKRNRVPAKAAGRPYEGAGLFFSSSRDGGATYAEATLAQDNTCECCRLGLAFAGPGRPVIVFRNIFEGSVRDHAVVTFSDLGTPGEIYRVSTDDWQIKACPHQGPSLAVAPSGTYHVAWFTNGKARKGLFYAHSRDGGRTFSEPMAMGQADRNPTRPYVLVTSDATTLAWKEFDGERTTVMVMQSKDDGETWSKPRAVASTDNASDHPLLVANGRQVLLSWMTKAGGYRLQAIGDES; encoded by the coding sequence ATGACAAGGACTACACGGATCCGCAGTGGCTTGCTCGGACTGGCGATCGCGCTGCTCTCTCCGCTCGCCGTTCAAGCCCAGATGGCGCACCAGCACGGATCTGATGCGGCCTGCGAGGGCACGGAGCTCCGATGTGCGACCAAGGCGACGCCGTTCTTCGCCGAGGATGGCAAGCTCTGGCTGGCCTGGATGGCCGGAGGACGGGTGTCGGTGGCGAGCTCGACCGATGGCGGGAAGACATACTCCGCGGCCGTTCCGGTCACTGAACAGCAGCTCAATCTCGACTGGGGGCCCGACGCGAGGCCGAAACTGGTGGTCGATGGCAAGGGCGCGGTCGTGGTGGCGTTCTCTGTCTTTCGCGACCAGGCCTTCAACGGACAGGTGCTCTACACCCGGTCGGACGACGGCGGGAAAAGCTTCGCGACGCCCCGTCCGATCACGTCTGATAACGAGAGCCAGCGCTTCGAGGCGCTGGCGCTCGACCAGGATGGCACCGTCTTCGTCGCGTGGCTCGACAAGCGCAACCGCGTCCCGGCCAAGGCCGCGGGGCGTCCTTACGAAGGGGCGGGCCTGTTCTTCTCGTCGTCACGCGACGGCGGCGCCACCTACGCCGAAGCCACGCTGGCCCAGGACAACACCTGCGAATGCTGCAGGCTCGGCCTCGCTTTCGCAGGACCCGGACGTCCGGTCATCGTCTTCCGCAACATCTTCGAGGGCAGCGTGCGCGACCACGCCGTGGTCACGTTCAGCGACCTCGGCACGCCAGGCGAGATCTACCGCGTCAGCACCGACGATTGGCAGATCAAGGCCTGTCCGCATCAAGGGCCGAGCCTGGCCGTCGCGCCGAGCGGCACCTACCATGTCGCGTGGTTCACCAACGGCAAGGCTCGCAAAGGCCTGTTCTATGCGCATTCGCGCGATGGCGGACGCACGTTTTCGGAGCCGATGGCGATGGGCCAGGCCGACCGCAATCCGACGCGGCCCTATGTGCTCGTGACGTCGGACGCCACGACGCTCGCATGGAAGGAGTTCGACGGCGAGCGCACCACGGTCATGGTCATGCAGTCCAAGGATGACGGCGAGACGTGGTCGAAGCCGCGCGCCGTCGCCAGCACGGACAATGCCTCGGATCATCCGCTGCTCGTCGCCAATGGCCGGCAGGTGTTGCTGTCGTGGATGACGAAGGCGGGCGGCTATCGCTTGCAGGCGATCGGAGACGAGTCATGA
- a CDS encoding DUF2946 family protein, with protein sequence MKRRTLRAALMPGSLASSRPAAGRVRRPAVSLRQKLGRYLPLALLVVLLQVLAPVAASAMTAAAIAAADTLGGAVICHAETDVAPSDRDPDRTACGLDCVMCCVLQAAAALDAPPAPAYAAPLRTIARIDWIAREFQLVRLVAWSQAQPRGPPFLS encoded by the coding sequence ATGAAACGACGGACACTCCGCGCAGCGCTGATGCCGGGCTCGCTTGCGAGCTCTCGGCCTGCGGCTGGGCGTGTCCGGCGTCCTGCAGTCAGCCTTCGTCAGAAGCTCGGTCGCTATCTGCCGCTCGCATTGCTCGTGGTGCTGCTGCAGGTGCTGGCGCCGGTGGCGGCGTCGGCCATGACGGCGGCCGCGATCGCGGCCGCCGATACACTCGGCGGCGCCGTGATCTGCCACGCCGAGACGGATGTTGCGCCCTCCGATCGCGATCCGGACCGCACGGCCTGCGGCCTCGATTGCGTGATGTGCTGCGTGCTCCAGGCGGCAGCAGCCCTCGATGCACCGCCGGCGCCGGCCTATGCGGCGCCCCTTCGGACCATCGCGCGCATCGATTGGATCGCGCGCGAATTTCAGCTCGTCCGCCTCGTCGCGTGGTCGCAGGCGCAACCCCGTGGACCTCCCTTTCTCTCCTGA
- a CDS encoding TonB-dependent receptor family protein, giving the protein MFRRHALGGVSVIAMELVLLQPATIALAQTAGELPSVTVDAPRAATPRAVRKPAVQATAVRTRAPKPAAGSVASTSVQGGAVSDRASGASDARSQLGQSPSGQTATTIDRSRYEDRPAFTVSDILRESPGVSLKQGNGPRDLGISIRGSNARNGFGIRNIALFEDGFPVTQPDGLSRSDLIDPHAYGAVDVIRGPSSALYGNYATGGAINFRTRPGGSIDGAEIGSEGGSFGYLSNYLTFGKKVGNFEGSLFASDVRGDGYLGNSWFNTQTVNFLGTYKATPDDRFTVKIINNDLFTRLPIRSSLNQYYQNPYQQGCATSTAAAAGCGTVTLFNNGFNNTAGTDKETALQAGLGRNDRRTIVGGRWEHDFDNNTTWRNQFVFDDRNISQPTGSTSAVGDYPSYNYTSDITRRGEIFGLESTSFFGAFYNTLTASGDTFNVMPGGNGTLGRLSTNLLSETTNFGVRAREELKLTSALTAVAGLGWERTHLRGVNTAGGTGTTLTTADRQFDNLAPEFALLYKVNSDWLVRARVASGYGTPQVSNLFVLPSGTAGNNTNLASQSNLGYDLGFDWTPNKSFTLSATGFYEFFRNEIVNQATPIVGVTYAFNAPRSEHRGVELAADWKFQPGWRFTAAYTYLDEIYTDYTENLTNGTVFRFNRAGNKIPGISPNELTARLGYDHASGRLAGLGAFVEVQWKDSFYMDNANLLKAPGYELVNLNVHYKTDIASETFKTLNVFFEVRNVFDRTYIASANNISNSVTSAGVQNPASVLANTTGSIYAGSPRAFLAGMKVAFR; this is encoded by the coding sequence ATGTTCCGTCGTCATGCCCTCGGTGGCGTGAGCGTGATCGCCATGGAGCTCGTGCTGTTGCAGCCGGCCACGATCGCGCTCGCCCAGACCGCGGGGGAGTTGCCGTCCGTCACCGTCGACGCACCGCGCGCCGCGACACCGCGAGCCGTGCGCAAGCCGGCCGTGCAGGCCACGGCGGTCAGAACCCGCGCACCGAAACCGGCCGCTGGGTCCGTGGCCAGCACGTCCGTGCAGGGAGGAGCCGTGTCCGACCGTGCCTCCGGCGCCAGCGACGCACGCAGCCAGCTCGGCCAGTCGCCGTCCGGCCAGACCGCGACGACGATCGACCGCAGCCGCTACGAGGACCGGCCCGCGTTTACCGTGAGCGACATTCTGCGCGAAAGTCCGGGCGTCTCGCTCAAGCAGGGCAACGGACCGCGCGATCTCGGCATCTCGATCCGCGGCTCCAATGCCCGCAACGGCTTCGGCATCCGCAACATCGCGCTGTTCGAGGACGGCTTTCCGGTCACCCAGCCCGACGGGCTGTCGCGCAGCGACCTGATCGATCCGCACGCTTATGGCGCTGTCGACGTGATCCGCGGGCCGTCCTCGGCGCTCTACGGCAACTACGCGACCGGAGGCGCGATCAATTTCCGCACCCGCCCGGGCGGCAGCATCGACGGCGCTGAGATCGGCAGCGAAGGCGGCAGCTTCGGCTATCTCAGCAACTACCTGACCTTCGGCAAGAAGGTCGGCAATTTCGAAGGCTCGCTGTTTGCCAGCGACGTCCGCGGCGACGGCTATCTCGGCAACAGCTGGTTCAACACCCAGACAGTGAACTTCCTCGGCACCTACAAGGCGACTCCGGACGACCGCTTCACGGTCAAGATCATCAACAACGACCTGTTCACGCGGCTGCCGATCCGGTCGTCGCTGAACCAGTACTATCAAAACCCCTATCAGCAGGGTTGTGCCACGTCGACGGCTGCAGCCGCCGGCTGCGGCACGGTCACGCTGTTCAACAACGGGTTCAACAACACGGCTGGAACGGACAAGGAGACGGCGCTGCAGGCCGGCCTTGGCCGCAACGACCGCCGCACCATCGTGGGCGGGCGCTGGGAGCACGATTTCGACAACAACACGACCTGGCGCAATCAGTTCGTGTTCGATGACCGCAACATCAGCCAGCCGACCGGCTCGACCAGCGCGGTTGGCGACTATCCATCCTACAACTACACCAGCGACATCACCAGGCGCGGCGAGATCTTCGGCCTGGAATCGACCAGCTTCTTCGGCGCCTTCTACAATACGCTCACCGCGTCCGGAGACACGTTCAACGTCATGCCGGGCGGCAACGGCACGCTCGGCCGCTTGTCGACCAACCTTCTGAGCGAGACGACGAATTTCGGCGTGCGGGCGCGCGAGGAGCTCAAGTTGACGTCGGCCTTGACCGCGGTGGCCGGTCTCGGCTGGGAGCGCACCCATCTTCGGGGCGTGAACACGGCAGGGGGGACCGGGACGACGCTCACGACCGCGGACCGGCAGTTCGACAATCTCGCGCCCGAGTTTGCGCTGCTCTACAAGGTGAACAGCGACTGGCTGGTGCGGGCGCGCGTCGCATCGGGATATGGCACGCCGCAGGTCTCGAACCTGTTTGTGCTCCCGAGCGGCACGGCCGGAAACAACACCAATCTCGCCTCGCAAAGCAATCTCGGCTACGATTTGGGCTTTGACTGGACTCCCAACAAGTCGTTCACCCTGAGCGCAACCGGCTTCTATGAGTTCTTCCGCAACGAGATCGTCAACCAGGCGACGCCGATTGTCGGCGTGACCTATGCCTTCAATGCCCCGCGCTCGGAGCATCGCGGGGTCGAGCTGGCCGCTGACTGGAAATTCCAGCCCGGCTGGCGCTTCACGGCCGCCTACACCTATCTCGACGAGATCTATACCGACTATACGGAGAACCTGACAAACGGCACGGTCTTCCGCTTCAACCGCGCCGGCAACAAGATCCCAGGGATTTCCCCGAATGAGCTGACGGCCCGGCTGGGGTATGATCACGCCAGCGGAAGGCTTGCAGGGCTGGGTGCCTTCGTCGAGGTCCAGTGGAAGGATTCCTTTTATATGGACAACGCGAACCTGCTGAAGGCGCCGGGCTATGAGCTGGTCAATTTAAACGTCCACTACAAGACCGACATCGCCTCCGAAACGTTCAAGACGCTCAACGTCTTCTTCGAGGTCCGCAACGTGTTCGACCGCACCTACATCGCATCGGCCAACAACATCTCGAACTCGGTCACGAGTGCGGGTGTTCAAAATCCTGCCAGTGTTCTGGCGAATACGACAGGCTCGATCTACGCCGGCTCGCCGCGCGCTTTCCTGGCGGGCATGAAGGTGGCATTCCGATGA
- a CDS encoding DUF2946 family protein has protein sequence MRQRLQAFLPIMLIALMVQILAPIGAAWASAIAASDPLHGPEICHSQPGSQPADDESRSKPGEFCALCCAAPAAALGGPELSAVAVPQREACGVVWRANTPDALVKRAFSNAQARAPPAA, from the coding sequence ATGCGGCAGCGGCTGCAAGCGTTTCTTCCGATCATGCTGATCGCACTGATGGTGCAGATCCTGGCGCCGATCGGTGCTGCCTGGGCGTCTGCCATCGCTGCATCCGATCCGCTCCATGGCCCCGAGATCTGCCACAGCCAGCCTGGTTCCCAGCCTGCTGATGACGAATCGCGGAGCAAGCCCGGGGAATTCTGCGCACTGTGCTGCGCGGCGCCGGCAGCGGCGCTTGGTGGGCCCGAACTGTCCGCCGTCGCTGTTCCCCAACGCGAGGCCTGTGGCGTCGTCTGGCGCGCGAACACGCCAGACGCCCTTGTGAAGCGGGCGTTTTCCAACGCCCAGGCGAGAGCGCCCCCAGCGGCGTGA
- a CDS encoding sugar ABC transporter substrate-binding protein → MSGTDKTSKETSKKASKTRRDLLQAATAAGSAAALLAGFGINPAMAAEMGRSEKPLKAAFSNAGLQATWCAQGKQAAEWWGKLLNVEVTWFDGQLDAVKQRAAIDNMASQKWDFVAIQAFGIGTLTQPVQKMIDAGIPVIDMDTLIAPLDQINVHSFLAPDNEFMGASVTQALATAMGGKGKIIMTQGALGHTGAQGRAKGFESVIKQFPNIEVLDTQPADWDVTKAARLWETYLTKYPQIDAAFFHNDDMALAAYNIMKARNRTNILIGGVDAMPPAIQAVSEGRMFATVRNPSCRIHGGAIVAGVAAVTAGEKSGKGIPKHVITDGPVVTKANAAGMQWMEDHFLI, encoded by the coding sequence ATGTCCGGCACTGACAAAACGTCCAAGGAAACCTCCAAGAAAGCCTCCAAGACCAGGCGCGATCTTCTCCAGGCGGCGACGGCCGCGGGCTCGGCGGCGGCCCTGCTCGCCGGCTTCGGCATCAATCCGGCGATGGCCGCCGAGATGGGCCGATCCGAAAAGCCGTTGAAGGCGGCGTTCTCCAACGCGGGCCTGCAGGCGACCTGGTGCGCCCAGGGCAAGCAGGCCGCGGAATGGTGGGGCAAGCTGCTCAATGTCGAGGTGACCTGGTTCGACGGCCAGCTCGACGCGGTGAAGCAGCGCGCCGCGATCGACAACATGGCCTCGCAGAAATGGGACTTCGTCGCGATCCAGGCATTCGGCATCGGCACCCTGACGCAGCCGGTCCAGAAGATGATCGATGCCGGCATTCCCGTGATCGACATGGACACGCTGATCGCGCCGCTCGATCAGATCAACGTGCACTCGTTCCTGGCCCCCGACAACGAGTTCATGGGCGCGTCCGTGACCCAGGCGCTGGCGACGGCCATGGGCGGCAAGGGCAAGATCATCATGACCCAGGGCGCGCTCGGCCATACCGGAGCGCAGGGCCGCGCCAAGGGCTTCGAGTCCGTCATCAAGCAGTTCCCGAACATCGAGGTGCTGGACACGCAGCCGGCGGATTGGGACGTCACCAAGGCGGCCCGCCTGTGGGAAACCTATCTCACGAAATACCCGCAGATCGACGCCGCCTTCTTCCACAATGACGACATGGCGCTCGCCGCCTACAACATCATGAAGGCGCGCAACCGCACCAATATCCTGATCGGCGGCGTCGACGCCATGCCGCCGGCGATCCAGGCCGTCAGCGAGGGCCGCATGTTCGCGACCGTGCGCAATCCGTCCTGCCGCATCCATGGCGGCGCGATCGTCGCCGGTGTCGCAGCGGTGACCGCCGGCGAGAAGAGCGGCAAGGGCATCCCCAAGCATGTCATCACCGACGGACCCGTCGTGACCAAGGCCAATGCGGCCGGCATGCAATGGATGGAGGATCACTTCCTGATCTGA
- a CDS encoding copper chaperone PCu(A)C, which yields MTFLGRCLIALTLLSAASPAAFAADVKAGDLVISQPWSRATPGGAKTGAGFLTIENKGSAADRLVAVSGDIAGSIEVHEMAVTNGVMTMRPLEKGLTIEPGKTVALAPGGYHLMLMELKSPLKQGDKLPVTLEFEKAGKVAVTLEVQGVGAKGPGGEGGSMMKHDHSGSKM from the coding sequence ATGACGTTCCTCGGACGCTGTCTCATTGCACTCACTCTGCTGTCGGCGGCATCTCCCGCCGCTTTTGCCGCCGACGTGAAGGCCGGTGATCTCGTCATCAGCCAGCCATGGAGCCGCGCCACGCCGGGCGGGGCCAAGACCGGCGCTGGCTTTCTGACCATCGAGAACAAGGGCAGCGCTGCGGACCGGCTGGTGGCCGTCTCCGGCGACATCGCCGGCAGTATCGAAGTGCACGAGATGGCCGTCACCAACGGCGTCATGACGATGCGGCCGCTCGAGAAGGGGCTCACGATCGAGCCCGGCAAGACCGTCGCGCTGGCGCCCGGCGGCTATCATCTGATGCTGATGGAGCTGAAGAGCCCGCTGAAGCAGGGCGACAAGCTGCCGGTGACGCTGGAATTCGAGAAGGCTGGCAAGGTGGCCGTGACGCTCGAGGTGCAGGGCGTCGGCGCGAAGGGGCCGGGCGGCGAGGGCGGCAGCATGATGAAGCACGATCATTCGGGCTCGAAGATGTAG
- a CDS encoding TlpA family protein disulfide reductase yields MKRALAGFAIFGLVALTASSTAAPPSLKPFERGSWREVLRAHAGRPTLIHFWGVTCGPCKIELPQLGKFMADHPEIDVVTVSADLVPNLNAATQAMLDKAGLAAAENFIFNDDYVERLRFEVDPSWQGDIPRTMLVTRDGSVATIEGSAEISDLDKWSSEQLRPH; encoded by the coding sequence ATGAAACGTGCATTGGCTGGCTTTGCAATCTTCGGCCTCGTCGCCTTGACGGCGTCGAGCACTGCGGCTCCGCCATCCTTGAAGCCGTTCGAGCGCGGCAGTTGGCGGGAGGTGCTGCGGGCCCATGCGGGTCGTCCGACCCTGATCCATTTCTGGGGTGTCACCTGCGGTCCCTGTAAGATCGAGCTGCCGCAACTCGGAAAGTTCATGGCGGACCATCCCGAGATCGACGTCGTGACCGTCAGCGCCGATCTCGTGCCCAATTTGAACGCTGCGACGCAGGCCATGCTCGACAAGGCCGGCCTCGCCGCGGCCGAGAACTTCATCTTCAACGACGATTATGTCGAACGCCTGCGGTTCGAGGTCGATCCCTCCTGGCAAGGCGACATCCCGCGCACGATGCTCGTGACCCGCGACGGCTCGGTCGCCACGATCGAAGGCAGCGCCGAGATCAGCGACCTCGACAAATGGTCCTCGGAGCAGCTGCGGCCGCATTAG